In the Dysidea avara chromosome 14, odDysAvar1.4, whole genome shotgun sequence genome, GGAGTTGAGCCTTGCTTGCCCCATGGAATTTCTAAGGTAGCTTTTTACCCTCCTTAAAGCACTGAAGGAACGTTCTGATGTGGCATTGGTTGCAGGCATTACTAATATTATTTGTAACAAACGACTGACTTCTGACAACAAAGCCCTTTGACTTGTGGAAAGAGACTGAAAGTACTCCTTTACATCAAGGATGCTGATATTAGATTTGCCATCATACTTAAAGTCCAGTCCAAAGGTAGAAAGTTGTACCTCCAACAGACATTGTTCAAAGTCATCTTTGTAAAATTTGATGACAAATTCTAATTCTGAATTAAATGGTTCCTTCCTGCTAGCTTTTAAAATTAGCTCCTCTGCTTGGTGGTATACTTTGTAGCCTGGTTGATCAAATCGATCTTTGATGCATGCAGTGACCAAATCAATAGCCTCAAAGTACTGCTGGCGAAAGACCTCCTTTGGATTGCTTGGAAAGTCACCTGTTGAAGTTCCTTCTTCATATCGATTAGGTCGTTTGCGGCGACGAGGTAATTGTGGCTCATCCACTTCCAAGGAGTTTGCAAACAAAGATACTTTTTCCCAAAACAAGTGAAAAGATTCATCATTTCGTATTGATTGCAATGTTTGCTGCAATGTTTGCACAGTCATTTGAGCTACTTTCTGGCCAGCAGCTGCAGACATGGCCTTGTGTTGCAAAGTGCGACTAAGGTTATCAGTGTGTTTTAAAACCATTTCAGCTAACATAGTGCCAAAAAGAAACTTGAAAGTAAGCATTTGTGATGCTACTCCTTGAATACGGGCTTTGGTTTCACTGTCTTTGGTAGCTTCGAGAGCCTCTTCCCAAGTgctttgtaatactgtgtaattCTTAGTTACACTTGCAAGGGAATCTGCTCGCACAGTCCATCTAGTCGGACAGAGCACCCGGATTCCAGGTAAGTTCTCTGTAGCTGACATCATGTCCTGTATACCTTGAAAAATGTTATCTCTTCGTGGGGAGTACTTTATGAGTTTTGTTATTTCTCTGGTAGTATCCAGTGCATCTTGTAAAATTTTGGACTGTTTTACTA is a window encoding:
- the LOC136244088 gene encoding zinc finger MYM-type protein 1-like, with the protein product MSDETTDIKNKEQLTIVIRWVTDDFEIHEEFVGLYVVPSIDSNTIFAKIIIVLELLNLSVTKIRGQCYDGASSMCGIRKGVAKQIMDLEPRALYTHCYGHSLNLAASDVVKQSKILQDALDTTREITKLIKYSPRRDNIFQGIQDMMSATENLPGIRVLCPTRWTVRADSLASVTKNYTVLQSTWEEALEATKDSETKARIQGVASQMLTFKFLFGTMLAEMVLKHTDNLSRTLQHKAMSAAAGQKVAQMTVQTLQQTLQSIRNDESFHLFWEKVSLFANSLEVDEPQLPRRRKRPNRYEEGTSTGDFPSNPKEVFRQQYFEAIDLVTACIKDRFDQPGYKVYHQAEELILKASRKEPFNSELEFVIKFYKDDFEQCLLEVQLSTFGLDFKYDGKSNISILDVKEYFQSLSTSQRALLSEVSRLLQIILVMPATNATSERSFSALRRVKSYLRNSMGQARLNSLMVLHVHKELTDELNLKNVANQFVSRHESRLTLYGQFN